One Ranitomeya variabilis isolate aRanVar5 chromosome 5, aRanVar5.hap1, whole genome shotgun sequence DNA window includes the following coding sequences:
- the PRNP gene encoding major prion protein homolog yields MAKRFWIHLALISFFLIITVTSKKGGKSKGGGWSSGTNRNPSNPGNTGSNWNPSHTGNTGGNWNPHYPANPGSNWNTGGNWGNNYNPGGSNYNKQFKPPKSKTNMKMVAAGAAAGAVGGFMLGSAVSNMRYNFDNDNDYRYYNSYQNQMPRQVYRPMYQENTNIPQERFVTDCYNMSMTEYVMKPNEGKNVSDIDQTEFRVKSSVIRQLCVTEYKRGNEYYSGYNGYPGSGMNLLCSPSLILFITLLVYFVVE; encoded by the coding sequence ATGGCAAAAAGGTTTTGGATTCACCTTGCATTAATCTCCTTCTTTCTCATAATCACGGTAACTTCTAAGAAAGGGGGAAAAAGTAAAGGTGGTGGCTGGAGTTCTGGAACCAACCGAAATCCAAGTAACCCAGGCAACACTGGAAGCAATTGGAACCCAAGTCATACAGGCAACACTGGAGGCAATTGGAATCCCCATTACCCAGCCAATCCAGGGAGCAATTGGAATACTGGTGGCAACTGGGGAAATAACTATAATCCAGGAGGAAGCAACTATAATAAGCAGTTTAAGCCTCCTAAAAGTAAGACCAACATGAAAATGGTGGCCGCAGGAGCTGCTGCAGGAGCAGTTGGAGGTTTCATGTTGGGCAGCGCAGTTAGCAACATGAGGTATAACTTTGACAATGATAATGACTATCGTTATTACAACAGCTACCAAAACCAAATGCCCAGGCAGGTTTACCGACCAATGTAccaagaaaatacaaatattccccAAGAAAGATTTGTCACAGACTGCTACAACATGTCCATGACCGAATATGTGATGAAGCCAAATGAGGGGAAGAATGTCTCTGACATAGACCAAACAGAATTCAGAGTGAAGAGCAGCGTCATCCGGCAATTGTGTGTTACCGAATACAAGAGGGGAAATGAATATTATAGTGGTTATAATGGCTATCCTGGCTCTGGGATGAATCTCCTCTGTAGCCCAAGTCTCATCCTCTTCATCACACTTTTGGTATACTTTGTGGTGGAATGA